The nucleotide window gggcggcggggtctCGTCGCAGACggaccttgcccttggcggtACTTGCATCGCGAAAGGCCTCCTCTCGCTCGAGCGTGGGTCGCCTGACGAGGCGAAAGCGATCCGAGGGCAGCGGGACCTCGCTCCTAGCAAGATCccggccctcgtcctcgtcttggCCACATAGACGGCCGCGGTTGGTGGGGTTGTTCCGACAGCGCTGGCGGGGAGGTGGCCGCGAATAGCTGTAGTGCTCTTTTAATTCGCTTTCGAAATGAACTCGCAGAGCGCCCTTGTTactgcgggcggcgggcagagGCCCTTGCTCGAACACAGCGGGAACACCAAGAGTCTCGTAGATGAGATGCGGGTcattggcctcggcgagacGCTTCGCGTTGCCGCGGATAGTTTGGTTGTAGGAGCGGCGGAAGATGCGCCCCTGTCCCTGTCGCCGCGGGAGATGGCGGTTCTGGGTCACCGTCGCAggaagcgcggcgccgatggcgtcggcaccTGATGCATCCATGTTCGGAGACGCTGTGGGGGGATGATTTATAGGTGGTCGGATCTGCGATGGTTCGGTGATGGACGGGGGTTTGAACGACAACGTGTCAACTATGCCGATACcgatgtcgatgtcggcgTTGCGTTGACCGGGGAAGTCGATGTTAGGGCGGAGGTGGCTGAACGATGTCGAGAAAAAGGCGTAGGACGTGTGTCGTGATGGTCTATGTCAAGAAGTCGCACTGGAACATTCCAAACCCTTGCTGCAAGAGCGCAAAGCAAAGGTGGTGAgaggcagctgctgctggtggaaGGTGCAAGAGACGTCTAGAAGCGGGAGCATAGATGCGGTAGACAGGGCCGCAAACGACTTATATCGAGTGCCTCGCACGGGCGCTGGGGGCGTTGATGGTGATtggcggccggggggagTCATCTGGTCCGACtcgggaggggggaggggggagggaccTGCGCCTGATCGGCCGGATGCTGCTGGAGGTTGCTTGCTTCCCAGGTTGGGCTTGCTTGTTCATCATCATGATGGATGGCGACAATGGCGTGAGTcacctggcctggcctggcttggGCGTACCCGACCTATCGAGGCGAGGCACTCCACTGCTGTTTTGGGATGAAGGGGtggcgcagcgccgccgccgattggccgccgggcccgggTCTGCTGGGCGTCTCGCTCGCTGCAACGGCTGCGTCAGAGGCTGAATCGCGAGCGACCGCCGGCGGGGGCGTTTTCTTGGGGGGCCTTGGGGGCTTGGAGGGGTGGCCGAGCGGGCGATTTCATGCCCGCTCCCTGATGAGCCCTGATGAGCCCTGATGAGCCCTtcggggggggaggctgcTCCCCCCCAACGCAGCAACCTTGAAGcactgcctgcctacctggtTTCCATGGGAATTGGAGCtgaagacgcccgcccacctcagcctgccagcccagccgaTAAGCCCAGcaaggcagcggcgccgacccaCCCGCACGCAGGTCGGGTCTGGTCGGTTCTGAAGCCGCCTGCCGTCGTGCCTGTGCATCTAGGCTGACGTCGTCATTCATGCCAGCCTGTATCATCATCATTCTCCCTGCCCGTTCCATCGagggccgccgtgccgcctTGCCTGTGCCAACGCCGCGACGTGCCCCCTcggccccctcgcccccttcCGCGGGCCTCGGGTACCAGCGCTGCGTCCTGACGAGAGGCAGCCGGGCGACCAGACACGCTGGGCAGTCTCCAGcgccccggcagcggcggcggcagaagcagaagcagcaacagcaacagcatcacATGTTTGCTACAGAAAACGGGACGCCTTTCGAGTGCGATCACTTCACTACTAGATTGTACTCCGTATATGACTCAAGGTTTGGCTCCATGAACATGTAGCCACACGGCCTTGTTATCCAGGCCACGCCACCCGCAGCCAATCTCCAGATGGTGTTTGCGGACGCTTGACTCTCAGGCCCTACAAGCGTCAGAGGAGCTCCCCAAGTATTAAAATCTACCTGCAAACTTGCACAGCATCAACACTAGGTATAGCGGCACAGCCAATCTCATAGAGACATGTGACGATTAGCAAACCAACGGGAAGCTGCGAGTTATTCTTCTGTTCACTTTTAAACGTAGGATCTGTGCCGCTTTTATATCAGTCACGAGCCGAAATACTAGACGGGCGCTCCAAGATACGGAATAGATGTAGCCTAGTGCCGTAAGAAGCGGTCATTTCAGGTGATCTATGATGCAATATATTTTTTATATAACCCGCGGCACGTCAAAGAGTGGCACCCATCTGTGAGGTGACGACCGAAAAGAAAAAGCGCATACAATCTTCCAAGTACGAAATAAAATGTTATTCCACTGCGCGACTCACAtgggacgcgggcgacgaaaAAAAACGTAAAGGCGATTGCACCTGAATATCGGACGCGACTGTAATATACTTCCATGGCAGTCGGGCGCTCGATGCTTCTTTTTGCGGATCTTGACCTTACGCCCAGCCCAACTACTAGATAAGGTACGACGAGGTCAGTAGTTAACTTTGGATGTCGGGCCTAAGCAGGAGTTTTGCGGGCAAACCCCGTCGAGTGTTAGGCAGTGACGCTCGGTCTGCCCTCTCGTTTCATTTGATGTTTATCAAGATAGGTATGCCAGCACAGACACGCCCGACGGGCCGCTCGGGCGTTTATTTGCCTCAGCCTTCCACCCATCGCattgcatcgcatcgcatcgcacgGCTCCGGGGCGAGGAAAGTGCATTTAGCGGTTTGTAACTGCCTGCTCCTGGTTCCCTTGTTCGAGGACCTTCCCATGGACGCTCGCTCGTGCAGCCAGTGATAACGACGGGCACTCTCTCCAGCCGTCAGTAAGTCATTTACTACACAAGGTGCAGCCAACTCGCTACCTACCATATTGTGCCTGAAgaagtaccttaccttggGAACGCGTGTATCAGGTGGCATCCGACTTATCTTCCCTGGATCGCCCATTGGGCGGCCCCATCGCCCATCTCGGTAGGAGTTAGTACTTCGTGCGAAGTACAGTAAGTCACGGGGCTGCCCAGTGGCCTGGAAAAGGGTGCCTCGCCCGAGCCCAGCCGGGCCAATCCGCGCCTAGCACGCCCCCGggcccatggcgccgagggaGTGGAAGCCTGGCAGCTGAACCGCCGGGCACCTTTCTGGCGGCACTCCGACTACCAGGCAGTGAGGTGGGCACCAGGCTGCGTCCCTTCCAGCGTCACGACTCACTACTGGGCTCGCTTCCAAGTCCTAACCACTTCCGATGCGGGAGGGCCACGAGGACGCCTGCGATGCGACTAGTTGGCTCTTTCTTCCACCTCGCATCGTTCAACTCCCAACAATTCCCCCCAGTCTCGTGCGATGCAGTAGCACAGTCACGGAATGCATCGCACCGGGCACAGCAGCACAGCTCCCTCCTCTAAGCGCAACCGCCTCGTTtgcctcgtctcgccgcctAACTAACTACTCACTCCGCTAACAAGGGCATGCATGGCAACTTACCTCAGACATCACATGTGCATGACGAGGCACCCTTGTCGAGTGATTGATATGCCGCTCCAGGCGGGCTTCGTCTTCCATATACCAAGTTAGTTACATAGCGTCCTGCCGCAATGCCCAGgcctccctgcctgcctgcaccgAGTACGTAACCTATTAGTCGTCGTCACGTCATCTTGCACCAAGCGCTCTCGCAccctcgctgcccgcgctcAACAAAACAGCCGCCTTAtcctcctcgggctccaTTTTCGTCGCCTTGCAGCATGCCATCAAGGCGCAATACTTACGATCTCTCAGTTTCTGTCTCGCTGACGTgtttgcccccccccctttcacCACACGGCTGAAATCCCCCCCATGTCCAGGAAGCCGTGGATTCCGTcctcccagccagcccccccaTTCGGAGCATTGCTGTTTCCGCCACCTAACACGAGCAACAGCGATATTCCCTCCAAAATATCTCTCATAATTCCAGTCGTATGATCCGACTCGCGTCCCGCGATCCTGCGTGGCGATCCCGCATCTAAGCGCTGCAATGCAGGCTCCAAGACATGGCTTTCATGTCCTTCGTAGATTCGTTTGACAACGATTTCGACATGCACTTCCACTCAAGAGCTGCACTTATCGGTTCGCGCTCCCCTATCTGGGCTTTGGATGCGTCAGCCGCGTCATCGTCTAGGATTCTAGTACATGCTCGATCTCGTAGATACGACCTATAGCCCTTCAGCTTCTAATTCTTCCTGGTCTATTGTCAATGGTTTTGTGACGGTTCATGGAGGTGCAGCGGAGCACAACAGCACACACCTGTCGCCGTGGTCGCGTCGTGTATGCTTGATAGCGGTCACAAAGCTCAGTCACGAGATGAGAAAGATCCCTTCGAGTACGCTTGACAAATagcgcgccatggcggcaggTCAGCATTAACACTTATTATATCGCTCTCTGTCATATACGGTCTTCACCAATGTCGGGCTTACGACCCGGGTTTCCGAGCCGCAAAGGAGCAAAAAGACCAGAGTCAGATCATGGTCCTCCAGTAAATACGTTATATACTTGCTCGTTGCACGCTGAAAGCTGAAAGCTCAAAAGCTGGCAGTACACTCCCTTAGCAGCGTGTAGGGACGAGCGCGCAGGCCAAGATGCGAAGTCAAATTGCCGGATAAGCCTTTCCCTTCACGCTCTGGCCCAACGTCCATGATAGGAGTTCCTCGACTTGGATTTATTACGCCATCTGCATTGGCAACAAATCTATCGGCATCCAGCTTTTGAGTCGAAATGGAAGTGCCATGTCTATAGAACTGGACGTGTTCGCACAGTAGTACCGCCACGGCCAGTATCGCACCTCGCATGAGTTACCAAACCAACCCGTCTTTCTCGGTGGCCCGTGTCGTGTATCATGACCCTCGCACTCATTTCACATCATGTCTgcttctccgccgcgcccagctGCACATCCCTAAGATACTCCCTCACATCCACCATCTTCATCCCCCGCCTCGCATTCACCGTCCCCGCCTTCCCCCAAGCcacgcccctcgcccgcgcaaACGTGCCCCTATACTTGGTCATGACGCTGTCgggctgctcctcgagctgcttcgccagcgcctcctcgtcccacAGCTCTCTCGTgaactcgtcgtcgcctcctccgagccgccgctcgtccagCAGGTCCGCCAGTCGCGCGTACGAGATGGTGTCGCCCGCCGTGTAGACCGCCGcgttgacgccctcgccccgcgGGTCGAGCACCATCTCTGCCGTGACGCGCCCAATGTCCCCCGGGGCCGTCACGGTGATTTCGTTGCCCCAGTGGCCCAGGGCACGCACCGTTCTGCTCtgcaggtcgacgacgccaaaggTGGGCTCGAAGAGGAAGCTCATGAAGAGACCCGTCGAGACGATCGTCCACTCCGTGGCGCTTTGCGCGTGCAACACCCTCCGcacctcgagctgctcgtcgaaCAAATCTTGCGCGCTGCCCTTGCCAATCACGTCGTAGTCCATGCCGAACTGCCAGGGAAAATACCTCCGCACGCCTGCCTTGAGGGCCGCCTCAGCCAGCTTTGTTTGAGTTCCCGATGGCAGCTCCATCCCACAGCACGACACCACGGTATCGTAGCGCGCCATAATCTCtgcgagctcctcgatcGATGCGGCCACTACATCGGCGGCCTCGAACCCCGTCCCGAGGGCCCGGATGTGCTGCACGGCGCGCTTCtttgccggtgccgccgagTCTAGGGTAGCCTGGCGGAGCAAGACGCTGAGGGTGACGacgcgcgggcgcagcgggtgagcggccagcgcggtcaggacggcgaggccgagctctCCGGCGCCGAGAATGAGGACGCTGGGCGGTGTCATGATGGGACCGTTGTGTGCGCGATTGAGTGCGGCGAGGTTGGTCTCTGTCAGGTCTGAAGTCATGACGCCAGCGCTTGATTCATGTATCCATCAGTGATGTCGCCTCAGCTTCTTGGTCTCCACAAGCAGTTGCTCATTTAGGCTCCTTCGTCGCCGCTTGGTTGCTTAGAAATGGAGAAGCGTTGAATCCATGCGGACTTAACGCTCTCAAGAGGCTGGCAGAGTGCCAAACACCGTCTCTTATTATTGAAGCGTGGATGTGGACCGACGGCGGTTGTCTTGGCTCGGGAGGCGGCTAACTAACGCCGGATTAGAAACTAAAGTCCGATGCATGCAAGACAGGCGACAGGCAGCGCGCGTAACGCCAGGCCGTGGCCTGACAAATATATATGTACATTGCTCAGCTGACACGTCAAATACATCCCTCCATAGACATAATTCTGGTCCATCCAACTATTAGCCCCTCGGCGCGATGTTGAGGTTCTTGTTGGCAAACCCAACCGTCATCGCGCCGAGGTCAAATACCACAAACTGCGCCTTGATCAGTACATCTCCCAGGATCGCGAACCCGATCTTGTCTGAGGTCTGGATGCCGCCAAAACACGTGGTATCGTTGACCTTGCCATAGTTGATGTACGCGCCTGGGACGAATCCGCGGTACTGCCCGATGGCAAACCAAAAGTCGGGTGGCGTTTGCGCACACGGATACAAGTACATGCCCTTGTCATCGAGGGTAGCGCCTGGCACTTTGTTCCAGTAGGCTTTGAGCATCTCTTCGggtaccagcagcagcgaagTGCCCGTGTCGACAATGGCGTTCCACGCATACGATTTGAGGtcgttggtgttgttgcccACCTGGTATCCCGTGAGGGAAATCTTCCAGTATGGCGACTGCGGGTCGATCTTGGCGTACTGGATCTGGTCCTTGTACTCTGACTGGTTGATGTAGCCAAAATTGTAGTTGCCCGGCTGCTGCCTTTTCAGGTTGGATGTGAAGAGAGGCTGCGCTAGGTCCTTCTGGATATTGTCCATGTATGTGAGCTGCGCTTCGGGCTTGACAGTATTCGCCCGGGACATGGACAGGCCCAGGATCCCCGACGCGAAAGAATCCGCCGCAATCTCTGGAGAGACAGTGACAGCAGCCTCCACGGCTTGTTGGTCAAAGTACGTTTGTCCAATCTGCACCCGATCCTTGTATACAATACCCGACGCGCCAGACTCGTCACCATACTTGATCTGCCATGTATAGTTTTGCTGGAGTTTCGCTGTTGACGAATCCTCTGGAAGATATAATGTCTGGCGATTGACGCtctccttggccgtcttggacGAGAAAACCCATCTGTCATGACACGTCAGATCTCATCGTGGAAGAGGCTTGCAAGTCGCTTACAAGTCTGCGGAGCCCGTATCCAGGTTGACGTTGATGGTCTGCGGCGGGGTACCAAAGCCGACGGGCACGACATATTCCGAGTCGTACGTCGCGGCCGGAGTAGCCTGCACTGTACCGCTTTCTCCGACTGCACCGGGTGGTTAGCACACGCAGCCAGGGAGCATCTGCCGTTGCATGCGGTATACCTTGGGGCGAGAGGGCCATGAACTTAGTCATGAGCGCCGGGTTCTTTTTGACTGCGCGCATGAGCTGTGGTGGCAGCGACTTGCCATATCTCAAATGCGCCTTTATAAAGGCTGTCGGCACGTCGAGACCCTGGAAGTTCTTGTTGGGGATTTGGGCCACGCTGAAGGTTTTGCCGTCGCGCTTCTCCCTCGCGTGCGAGGACGAATCGACGCGCGATCCAGGAACGGCGCCCTCTGCGAGCagagcgagggcgaggagagcAGTCGGCGTCTTCATGATGGCGTTGAGAGTCCGTCCTggggatggcgacgactcctacaacaacgacaacgtTTAGCCGGGCGGCGGATAGTAAAAGAGAGACTGGGCCCCACGAGTTTAACGAGTGTAAGTGATGGTCCCATCGTGTCGGTAAGTGTCGAGGCTCATGTGATTCTTAACAGTGTGCAGCGTCCTGCTGAGGAATGACGATCAACTCCCATGTGCTCGGGTGCTGGAACGCGACCTAAAGTAAACAAGCCATGAGACGCCTACTTTCTGACACGGTTCACTTGGAGCTAGCACGAGCTTGTGTTGAAACAGCGGATTGAGACATTCTACCGTCTAGTTAACCGGGTGCGAGCGGGTCGGCCAGAGACATGGCGCCGAGCTCACTTCAGAGGATGCGCGTAGGATATGTTTGCCAAGAAAGGACCGCCGTCTCTTGTGCGAGCTGAGCTGAAGGAAGCATCTAGGTTGTGATGAAATCCGGCCAAGGTCTATCGGGTTGGTTCGACACAGCGCCAGCATATTCTCGTGAACGGATTACCCTGGGCATCCATCTGGGCCGCCAAACTCCGTACGACAGATAGCCAGGTCCGACACATCCGAGAGCAGACATGGTGGTTCGAGTCACCTCGCTGAGATGCGCCTCGGTCGAGTCACCTCGCGTGAGCCTGCATGGcggacggtgacggcggagtcgaggcggtgacgatggcgcgggcTTCCTTGGTGTTTCCAGGTTGGCTGACTGTGGAGAGAACAACCTAATAAACAGTGGAGGCTCCatcggcggccgctgcgtgAGCGCCCAAGACTGCCTGAGCTATCTAACgcagggacggacggccagCACTGGGGGGCTCATGCAGTACAGTCCATGAGTCACTATGAACCCCACTGAGGTGAGCAATGGAGGGAAGTGGCCCCCCCTAACGGGTGGCGCTGTGGCTGCCCGCGCCATCCACCCGACACTCACCACTTTTTGGCGGACGGATTTTTTTCTAGATAAGATACGCCGCGGGGCAGACCGTTGACAGTCTCGACAGAACTTTCCCACCACAAGCAGTTACCCTTCACGCCTTCGCACCATGGCGGATTCGAGCacaacggcagcagcctctccggccgcgccgcaccaACCGCCCTTCACATATACCGCCAACCAGGGCTACGAGCAAACGCAAGAGGTCCCGCCCGAGGTGCGCATGCACAGAGGCGCCCTGCACCCGgaccagcacgacgacgacaacgatgaTGAGCTAGACGACATCTTcaacgacagcgacgaggcgaacctcgacgacgacgatggatggGCCGCCGAGGCTGGCGACCTGACAAAGACCTAcaaccgccagcgccagctcaACGACagcaatgccgccgccccgcgtTCCAACCAGCAGAAGCCCAAGGCCAACACCTTTGCCAGCGTCGACGACCAGGTCTCAGCGCTGGCCAAACATGCGGCCAAGATTCGCCTTGACAGTGTCAAGCAAGATGACGACAAGGATAAAGACAAGGCCGACCGCGCCACGAGCGAGCAGGTGCTGGACCAGCGCACACGCATGATCCTCCTCCAGATGATCAACCGCGGTGCTGTCAGCGAGGTCCACGGCGCCATCAGCACAGGCAAGGAGGCCAACGTCTATGGCGCCGTcctgcacgacgacgccaccggcGAGACCATCCATCGCGCCATCAAGGTCTACAAGACAgccatcctcgtcttcaaGGACCGCGAGAGGTACATCACCGGGGAGCACCGCTTCAAGGGCGGCTTCGACAAGGGCAACAACCGCAAAATGGTCAAGCTCTGGGCCGAGAAAGAGTACCGCAACCTGCGGAGGATTCACACTGCCGGCATTCCCTGCCCGGAGCCCATCAACCTAAAGCTACACGTTCTCGTCATGGGCTTCCTCGGAGACAGAAAGGGATGGGCGTACCCCCGGCTACGCGATGCCGTCCTTCAAggggacgacgtcgaccaGCAGTGGAGGGGCCTGTACCTGCAACTCCTGGGGACCATGCGCAAGATGTACCAAGTCTGCCGGCTGGTGCACGCCGATCTGAGCGAGTACAACATCCTCTACCACAAGGGCACGCTATACATCATCGACGTGTCGCAGAGCGTCGAGCCCGACCACCCGCGCTCGCTCGAGTTCCTGCGCATGGACATCAAGAACGTCGGTGACTTTTTCCGGCGCAAGGGTGTCGACACGCTCACGGACCGCGCCATCTTCAACTTCATAACCGCCCCGACAGGATCCGTCGAGGCACCTGACATGCTCCAGGCGCTGGAGAAAATTTACGAGGCCAGGGAGTCCGCCACGActgaggaagaggcggccaGGTTCGAAGTCGACAACGAGGTATTCCGAAACCAGTACATCCCGCAGACGCTCGAGCAAGTGTACGACATCGAAAAGGACGTGCAGAAGCTGGGTGAGGGTCACGGAAGCGACCTAGTCTACAGCAACCTGCTTGCCGACCAAGTGGTCAAGCCAAAggctgacggcgagggtgaggccgaggatgacgagagcgccgacgaggactcTGGAGACGGTGCCTCCCAATCCAGCGACGGGTCGGGAAGTGACGATGGCACGTTCGAAAAGGGCAGGCCACGCGGGCGACGATTCGAGGACAAGGATGAGAAGAAGGTATGTGTCTCAGGCGTCCTGGTGCGTTACGCAGCACAACTCTAACAATTGGTGCAGCAACACAAGCAAGCTgtcaaggaggccaagcgcgagaagcgcaaggaaAAGATGCCAAAACAtttgaagaagaagattgTGTCGAGCACCTCCCGGAGGAAGAAGTAGACAAGCGTTGGGAAGAGAAGGATAAAAGGCATCAACTCACGATAAATGACGATACGCTCTCCTGGGCTGCATACAACCTTGCGGGTTGACGGCTTTGGATTAGCGGAGGCCAGGCTGCCTTAGCATAGGTGTGGCACAAAAGTCGAGTGATGAGCACTTCCTGTCGCGAGGACGGTTGACGGATGGTTTAGTCGTCGGTTCCTCGGAATCGATGCGTAACCGCCAGTCCTGTGGCTTGCGATCCGAGCGGTCTCCTGCGGGAGATTATGCAGTGACGATCAAAGAGAGCACTGACGACTTTGATACATGCCTACTACATTTGGCCCGTGCCAGCTGCTCAATACACTGACGAGGCAACCCAAGGCCATGATGAAATATGCAATCGTAGATGCTCCACTTGACTCCGCAAGCGCCGTTCGTGAACCCCTATGAGATGAAAAAGCATTGACCACCGCTTCCGAATCCCCAACATTTCGCTATTGATCCAATCCAAATGGCACATTATATCGAGGGCTTTAGTTGGTCCAAGGTTGCCAAACGCGCCTAAAAGTAAAACTGCTGTTGCGGCTGTCCCGGGGGTGGTTGCGCCAGAAACTCGAAGCTCAGGGCATCCATCCCGCCTGAGTTCCAGGGATCCGGCGATTCTAGCATGTCAGCCGAAGCCCTCGTTGAGTATGTGAAAGCAGACTTACCGCCCCAGATGGAATCGTAGAGATCCATCGGCGCCATGTACTGTGTCTGATCCGGGACGAGATTAGGTATGCTACCGTCCATGCCCATGGTTGCGGGGATTGGGTGGTTGAAGGGTATGCTGGTGAGTAGTGCAGTCAGTAACTGACGACCGCACGCTTGAGCGCAAGGCACCATCCTTACCCTGCGAAATCTTGCAGCGAAGCCCCGTTCTGCATCTCCGCCATGGCTAGAGCGGCATCTTCACGGGGATCACCCGACTGGCTGCGAAACTGtgcgctcgacgcggccgagagCTGATTGCCCAAAGGCAGCATCGGAGTCCGGCTCCGACTTCCACCAGCCGACGAATCGCCCTCCCTCTTAAGATGCGTTCCAATGACCGATCCATGGTCGTAAATATTTTTGAGAGCCGTCAGCGCCCTCCACAGCGGGCCAGAAAGCTCGATGTCCTTGTCCGATACAGGTACGTGAGGCTCAGGAGAGCTTGCCTCCTTGGCCGCTGTGGCAGACAGGGCCGCGATCAGGTCTCCTTGCAATTGACGGACCTCCGGGTCGGTTTTAGTGTCGCACAGAATGCCGAGCAGCAAGGCCGATGAAAGCCCGTGATACGTAAATGCCCAGCTACGTGTTGGAATCACCGACAGCTGGTGCATCGCTAGGAACATCCGCACTGTCTCTGTCAGGTTCTCCTTGCATCGGTCGGC belongs to Purpureocillium takamizusanense chromosome 1, complete sequence and includes:
- a CDS encoding uncharacterized protein (COG:O~EggNog:ENOG503NV31~SECRETED:SignalP(1-16~SECRETED:cutsite=AEG-AV~SECRETED:prob=0.3566)~antiSMASH:Cluster_1.1~MEROPS:MER0000928), coding for MKTPTALLALALLAEGAVPGSRVDSSSHAREKRDGKTFSVAQIPNKNFQGLDVPTAFIKAHLRYGKSLPPQLMRAVKKNPALMTKFMALSPQVGESGTVQATPAATYDSEYVVPVGFGTPPQTINVNLDTGSADLWVFSSKTAKESVNRQTLYLPEDSSTAKLQQNYTWQIKYGDESGASGIVYKDRVQIGQTYFDQQAVEAAVTVSPEIAADSFASGILGLSMSRANTVKPEAQLTYMDNIQKDLAQPLFTSNLKRQQPGNYNFGYINQSEYKDQIQYAKIDPQSPYWKISLTGYQVGNNTNDLKSYAWNAIVDTGTSLLLVPEEMLKAYWNKVPGATLDDKGMYLYPCAQTPPDFWFAIGQYRGFVPGAYINYGKVNDTTCFGGIQTSDKIGFAILGDVLIKAQFVVFDLGAMTVGFANKNLNIAPRG
- a CDS encoding uncharacterized protein (COG:S~antiSMASH:Cluster_1.1~EggNog:ENOG503NZZP), coding for MTSDLTETNLAALNRAHNGPIMTPPSVLILGAGELGLAVLTALAAHPLRPRVVTLSVLLRQATLDSAAPAKKRAVQHIRALGTGFEAADVVAASIEELAEIMARYDTVVSCCGMELPSGTQTKLAEAALKAGVRRYFPWQFGMDYDVIGKGSAQDLFDEQLEVRRVLHAQSATEWTIVSTGLFMSFLFEPTFGVVDLQSRTVRALGHWGNEITVTAPGDIGRVTAEMVLDPRGEGVNAAVYTAGDTISYARLADLLDERRLGGGDDEFTRELWDEEALAKQLEEQPDSVMTKYRGTFARARGVAWGKAGTVNARRGMKMVDVREYLRDVQLGAAEKQT
- the rio1 gene encoding Non-specific serine/threonine protein kinase (EggNog:ENOG503NVB9~antiSMASH:Cluster_1.1~COG:D~COG:T); the encoded protein is MNPTENFPTTSSYPSRLRTMADSSTTAAASPAAPHQPPFTYTANQGYEQTQEVPPEVRMHRGALHPDQHDDDNDDELDDIFNDSDEANLDDDDGWAAEAGDLTKTYNRQRQLNDSNAAAPRSNQQKPKANTFASVDDQVSALAKHAAKIRLDSVKQDDDKDKDKADRATSEQVLDQRTRMILLQMINRGAVSEVHGAISTGKEANVYGAVLHDDATGETIHRAIKVYKTAILVFKDRERYITGEHRFKGGFDKGNNRKMVKLWAEKEYRNLRRIHTAGIPCPEPINLKLHVLVMGFLGDRKGWAYPRLRDAVLQGDDVDQQWRGLYLQLLGTMRKMYQVCRLVHADLSEYNILYHKGTLYIIDVSQSVEPDHPRSLEFLRMDIKNVGDFFRRKGVDTLTDRAIFNFITAPTGSVEAPDMLQALEKIYEARESATTEEEAARFEVDNEVFRNQYIPQTLEQVYDIEKDVQKLGEGHGSDLVYSNLLADQVVKPKADGEGEAEDDESADEDSGDGASQSSDGSGSDDGTFEKGRPRGRRFEDKDEKKQHKQAVKEAKREKRKEKMPKHLKKKIVSSTSRRKK